A window from Tachyglossus aculeatus isolate mTacAcu1 unplaced genomic scaffold, mTacAcu1.pri scaffold_131_arrow_ctg1, whole genome shotgun sequence encodes these proteins:
- the LOC119922938 gene encoding selenocysteine insertion sequence-binding protein 2-like, with protein sequence MATNRPQAATGRPQTTSGVGRARFQEWPRGGRKKRQAAVELNLGQVVAALQRQRRARKEDAPRPRPRPLVIAVSGSAPLLPKAAPCGPAPPAPHNPLDSSGPLLKKGKQRLVPKPKKPTPLKKIILKEREERRQQRLLEQAGAPPNPGPPKAPAPEDPGDPGDPADRPEAPAPAPAIHSRRFREYCQQLVPRELDACVWALLRALRGFQERGFLERGLPRERERERDPHPRPRPKRRLVLGLREVRKHLRLRRLAAVLLSPDCEAVRATGGLDELLGEVVGAAGQQGVPLVFALSRRALGRCLNKPVPVSGVGVFSYDGAQDHFHRMLELSEAARRGYQQLVAAGATLAPATPDPPGPRPPPDPADDPAEATAEPRYIQVWRQELSEYRPSDPESDPDSNLDPPLTLAGLDLGGETPAPLV encoded by the exons ACCTCAGGCGTCGGGCGGGCGCGTTTCCAGGAGTGGCCGCGGGGCGGCCGGAAGAAGCGGCAGGCGGCCGTGGAGCTGAACCTGGGGCAGGTAGTGGCCGCCCTGCAGCGCCAGCGCCGGGCCCGCAAGGAggacgccccccggccccggccccggcccctcgtCATCGCCG TGTCGGGCTcggcgccgctgctgcccaaggcGGCGCCGTGCGGGccggcgcccccggccccccacaaCCCGCTGGACTCCAGCGGGCCCCTGCtcaagaaggggaagcagcgccTGGTGCCCAAGCCCAAGAAGCCCACGCCGCTCAAAAAg atcaTCCTGAAGGAGCGGGAAGAGCGGCGGCAGCAGCGACTCCTGGAGCAGGCGGGGGCCCCCCCAAACCCGGGACCCCCCAAGG CTCCGGCCCCTGAGGACCCCGGGGACCCCGGTGACCCCGCCGACCGGCCCgaagcccccgcccccgcccccgccatccACAGCCGCCGGTTTAGAGA GTACTGCCAGCAGCTGGTCCCCCGGGAGCTGGACGCGTGCGTGTGGGCGCTGCTGCGGGCGCTGCGCGGGTTCCAGGAGCGCGGGTTCCTGGAGCGGGGGCTGccccgggagcgggagcgggagcgggacccGCACCCGCGCCCCCGGCCCAAGCGCCGCCTGGTCCTCGGCCTGCGCGAGGTCCGCAAGCACCTGCGCCTGCGCCGCCTGGCCGCCGTCCTCCTCTCCCCCGACTGCGAGGCCGTCCGCGCCACAG GGGGCCTGGACGAGctcctgggggaggtggtggGTGCGGCGGGCCAGCAGGGCGTGCCCCTGGTCTTCGCCCTGAGCCGCCGGGCCCTGGGCCGCTGCCTCAACAAGCCCGTGCCCGTCAGCGGCGTCGGAGTCTTCAGCTACGACGGGGCCCAG GACCACTTCCACCGGATGCTGGAGCTGTCGGAGGCGGCCCGCCGGGGGTACCAGCAGCTCGTGGCCGCCGGCGCCACCCTCGCACCCGCCACCCCGGACCCCCCGGGACCCCGACCACCCCCGGACCCCGCCGACGACCCCGCCGAGGCCACCGCCGAGCCGCGCTACA TCCAGGTGTGGCGGCAGGAACTGTCCGAGTACCGGCCGTCGGACCCGGAGTCGGACCCGGATTCGAACCTGGACCCCCCGCTGACCCTGGCCGGGCTGGACCTGGGCGGGGAGACCCCCGCTCCTCTGGTCTAg